The Marivivens sp. LCG002 genome contains a region encoding:
- the hspQ gene encoding heat shock protein HspQ, translating to MLKTRAKYHLGQIVRHRKHPFRGVVFDVDAIFANTDEWYEAIPEESRPAKDQPFYHLLAENGQSYYVAYVSEQNLVADYSGEPVTHPDLPDLFGPFEDGLYPLHFQLN from the coding sequence ATGCTCAAGACGCGCGCAAAATACCATCTGGGCCAGATCGTCCGCCACCGCAAACATCCGTTTCGCGGGGTTGTCTTTGACGTGGACGCCATTTTTGCCAATACCGACGAATGGTACGAGGCCATCCCGGAAGAGAGCCGCCCCGCAAAGGACCAGCCGTTCTATCATCTTTTGGCGGAGAACGGTCAAAGCTATTACGTTGCCTATGTGTCCGAGCAAAACCTTGTTGCCGACTATTCGGGCGAACCTGTAACCCACCCCGATCTCCCTGATTTGTTCGGACCATTCGAGGACGGGCTTTATCCGCTGCATTTCCAACTCAACTGA
- a CDS encoding pseudouridine synthase, producing the protein MSEDYNPPNDPLVVLHEDHEVLLVDKPSGLLSVPGKGDHLADCLIARVQAAFPTALLVHRLDRDTSGVMIFALTPHAQRHLGLQFEKRFTKKTYVARVWGKVEQKTGTIDLPIIVDWPNRPLQKIDFENGRPAVTDYRVVRTTETESRVRLYPQTGRSHQLRLHMREIGHPILGDPFYATGPARDFPRLMLHSETLQFRHPDGGKGMRITAKAPF; encoded by the coding sequence ATGAGTGAGGATTACAATCCGCCGAATGATCCGCTTGTAGTTCTCCACGAGGACCACGAGGTTCTTTTGGTGGATAAACCGAGCGGGCTTCTGTCTGTTCCGGGCAAAGGGGATCATCTTGCGGATTGTCTGATTGCGCGTGTGCAGGCCGCGTTTCCCACTGCCTTGTTGGTGCATCGGTTGGACCGTGACACGTCGGGCGTGATGATTTTCGCTTTGACCCCCCACGCCCAAAGGCATCTCGGACTTCAGTTCGAGAAACGTTTTACCAAGAAAACCTATGTGGCGCGGGTCTGGGGTAAGGTAGAGCAAAAGACAGGAACGATTGATCTTCCGATCATAGTCGACTGGCCGAACAGACCGCTGCAGAAGATTGATTTTGAAAACGGCCGTCCCGCCGTGACGGATTATCGCGTTGTGCGAACGACAGAGACAGAAAGCAGAGTGCGGCTCTATCCCCAAACGGGACGGTCCCACCAGCTTCGGCTCCACATGCGGGAAATCGGCCATCCGATCCTTGGGGACCCGTTTTACGCAACGGGGCCTGCACGCGATTTTCCGCGCTTGATGCTGCATTCCGAAACGCTTCAGTTCCGTCATCCCGATGGCGGAAAAGGGATGCGGATTACCGCCAAAGCGCCCTTCTGA
- a CDS encoding GAF domain-containing protein: MRVDYHDLSKRIAALTESETDVVALMATVACEVHHSDDRFDWTGFYRVTEPELLKIGPYQGGHGCLVIPFARGVCGAAARTGQTQLVDDVDAFPGHIACSSSTRSELVLPVFDASGAVIGVFDLDSDLPAAFTVEDQAALETILASVFAR; the protein is encoded by the coding sequence ATGCGCGTTGATTACCACGACCTGAGCAAAAGAATTGCGGCTTTGACCGAAAGCGAGACGGATGTCGTCGCTCTTATGGCGACGGTCGCTTGCGAGGTGCACCATTCCGATGACCGCTTTGATTGGACAGGTTTCTATCGGGTGACGGAGCCCGAGCTTCTCAAGATCGGGCCTTACCAAGGGGGGCATGGGTGTCTTGTCATTCCCTTTGCGCGTGGCGTTTGCGGCGCGGCGGCGCGCACTGGCCAGACCCAACTTGTCGATGATGTCGACGCGTTTCCAGGACATATCGCCTGTTCATCCAGCACGCGCTCCGAGCTTGTCCTTCCTGTGTTTGACGCCTCTGGTGCCGTGATCGGTGTTTTCGATCTTGATAGTGATCTGCCCGCAGCGTTTACCGTTGAGGATCAAGCGGCGCTCGAGACCATCCTCGCTTCGGTTTTTGCACGATGA
- a CDS encoding outer membrane lipoprotein carrier protein LolA, with amino-acid sequence MNTLRRILVLAPFALAFLGGYTAQAQQLSLEEISSYLNGLQTAQAEFTQVNADGTISTGSITIKRPGRIRFDYNAPDNSLVLAGGGQLSIFDPRSNSNPEQYPLNRTPLSIILDRNVNLSREQMVVGHRSDGATTTITAQDPEHPEYGNIQLVFTANPVELRQWIITDNTGSQTTMILGDLTKGGAYSENLFSAVVAAEKWPLK; translated from the coding sequence ATGAACACCCTTCGACGCATTCTTGTCCTTGCCCCTTTTGCTCTCGCATTTTTGGGCGGTTATACGGCACAGGCTCAGCAACTTTCGCTCGAAGAGATATCTTCGTATCTCAATGGCCTGCAAACGGCACAGGCCGAGTTCACGCAAGTGAATGCAGACGGCACGATTTCCACGGGGTCCATCACGATCAAGCGTCCGGGGCGTATCCGCTTCGATTATAACGCTCCGGATAATTCACTGGTTCTTGCCGGCGGCGGCCAGCTCTCCATCTTTGATCCGCGATCGAACAGCAATCCCGAGCAATATCCGCTCAACCGCACGCCGCTGTCGATCATTCTGGATCGGAATGTGAACCTCTCGCGCGAGCAGATGGTCGTCGGGCATCGCTCTGATGGCGCGACCACAACGATCACCGCACAGGACCCAGAGCATCCCGAATATGGCAACATCCAGCTCGTGTTCACGGCAAACCCCGTCGAGCTTCGCCAGTGGATCATTACTGACAACACGGGCTCTCAGACCACGATGATCCTCGGGGACTTGACCAAAGGGGGGGCCTATTCCGAGAACCTCTTTAGTGCGGTCGTTGCCGCCGAAAAATGGCCTTTGAAATAA
- a CDS encoding transglycosylase SLT domain-containing protein, protein MSRKFLALVMVLVVLGSCGERKGSAPRDLDNACSIITERPQYVRAFKNAKRKYGVEPAVLMAMIYQESKFISNNRTPHQYAMGIIPLGRQSSAFGYAQALDGTWEEYQRGGGGFGARRDDINDATDFMGWYMSQTVEETGIPINDTRNQYLAYHEGRTGYLRGTYKSKSWLVRIANEVEGRSYLYASQLANCRAARF, encoded by the coding sequence ATGAGCAGAAAATTCCTCGCGCTCGTGATGGTACTTGTTGTTTTGGGTAGCTGCGGCGAGCGCAAAGGCTCTGCTCCACGCGACCTTGATAACGCGTGTTCGATCATCACCGAGCGTCCCCAATATGTGCGGGCTTTCAAGAACGCCAAGCGCAAGTATGGCGTCGAACCTGCCGTGTTGATGGCGATGATTTACCAAGAAAGTAAATTCATTTCGAACAACCGCACACCGCACCAATATGCGATGGGGATCATTCCCTTGGGGCGGCAATCCTCGGCCTTCGGCTATGCCCAAGCGCTTGACGGCACATGGGAAGAATATCAGCGCGGTGGCGGCGGATTTGGTGCGCGCCGTGACGACATCAACGATGCGACCGACTTTATGGGCTGGTATATGAGCCAAACCGTTGAAGAAACCGGTATTCCGATCAACGACACCCGCAACCAGTATCTTGCCTATCACGAAGGCAGAACGGGCTACCTGCGTGGAACCTATAAATCCAAATCATGGCTTGTGCGTATCGCGAACGAGGTGGAGGGGAGATCCTATCTCTACGCAAGCCAGCTCGCGAACTGTCGAGCTGCACGGTTCTAG